One part of the candidate division WOR-3 bacterium genome encodes these proteins:
- the rocD gene encoding ornithine--oxo-acid transaminase has protein sequence MRKEEYIDWAFKYSAKNYYPLPVVLSYGEGVYVYDVEGKKYLDMLSSYSALNQGHRHPKIIQALKEQADKLTLTSRAFHNDKFPLFCKYLCEITKKDKVLLMNTGAEAVETAIKAARKWGYLKKKVKENQAEIIVCENNFHGRTTTIISFSTEEQYKFGFGPFTPGFKIIPYDDLESLEKAINENTVGFLIEPIQGEGGVIVPKDGYLRKAKEICQKNNILLILDEIQTGLGRTGKLFCYQYEDAEPDILILGKALGGGVYPVSAICANENIMDVFTPGDHGSTFGGNPLACAVGIASLKVIIEENLPENAKIMGEYFINRLKEIKSPIIKEIRGKGLLIGVELKEKARPYCEKLMEKGILAKDTREDVIRFAPPLIIKKEEIDWAIERIKEVFQ, from the coding sequence ATGAGAAAAGAAGAGTACATTGATTGGGCATTTAAATATAGTGCGAAAAATTATTATCCTTTGCCAGTAGTTCTGTCTTACGGCGAAGGTGTTTATGTCTATGATGTTGAAGGAAAGAAATATTTGGATATGCTCTCTTCTTATTCCGCATTAAACCAAGGTCATCGCCACCCCAAAATTATCCAAGCCTTAAAAGAACAGGCCGACAAACTCACTTTAACTTCGCGGGCTTTTCATAATGATAAATTTCCACTTTTTTGTAAATATCTTTGTGAAATCACCAAAAAAGATAAAGTTCTTTTAATGAATACTGGTGCCGAAGCCGTTGAGACAGCAATTAAAGCAGCAAGAAAATGGGGATATTTAAAAAAGAAAGTAAAGGAAAATCAAGCCGAGATTATTGTTTGCGAAAATAATTTCCATGGCCGAACAACCACAATTATTAGTTTTTCGACTGAAGAACAATATAAATTTGGTTTTGGTCCTTTTACTCCTGGTTTTAAAATTATTCCTTACGATGATTTAGAAAGTTTAGAAAAAGCGATAAATGAAAATACCGTTGGCTTTTTGATAGAACCTATCCAAGGAGAGGGTGGAGTGATTGTGCCAAAAGATGGCTATCTAAGGAAAGCGAAAGAAATCTGCCAAAAGAATAATATCTTACTTATTTTAGACGAAATCCAAACTGGATTAGGAAGAACTGGAAAACTTTTCTGTTATCAATATGAAGATGCTGAACCGGATATCTTGATTTTAGGAAAAGCCTTGGGTGGCGGTGTTTATCCAGTTTCGGCAATCTGTGCGAATGAGAATATTATGGATGTTTTTACTCCTGGTGACCACGGTTCAACTTTTGGCGGTAATCCTTTGGCTTGTGCAGTGGGAATTGCTTCTTTAAAAGTAATAATTGAAGAAAATTTACCCGAAAATGCAAAAATAATGGGCGAATATTTTATCAACAGATTAAAAGAGATAAAATCACCAATTATAAAAGAAATTAGAGGCAAAGGTTTATTAATTGGCGTTGAATTAAAAGAAAAGGCAAGACCTTATTGTGAAAAATTAATGGAAAAAGGGATTTTAGCAAAGGATACCAGAGAAGATGTAATAAGATTTGCGCCACCCTTGATTATCAAAAAAGAGGAGATTGATTGGGCAATAGAGAGAATAAAAGAGGTATTCCAGTAA